The Theropithecus gelada isolate Dixy chromosome 18, Tgel_1.0, whole genome shotgun sequence genome includes the window TGCCAGGGCTTAGTGAACTCCAAGGTCAGTATTGGAGACATTAGTTGACTATTCACTGTttgttcctcctttctttcttaatGAAAGCCAAGTTCTGTTCAAGGAAGCCATACTGCACAACTAAAAGTATTTACCTTCTCAGACCCCTGGCAACCTGGGTTGCCATTTGACTCTTCTAATAGCTATCAGGAGGTGCTGTGGAGAAAACTATTGTTTTCTTGATCAAAAGGGAGAGATTCTGCAAACAGCCAGgtattttgccctttgccttttACTCGTCTTTTTCCTGCCAGGAAAAGCCCACCTTCCTCAACCATAAGGATGAAAACCAAATCCAAAGGCTGGTGCAGCACAGTGCCAGAGGGAGACTTTATCATTGACTTTCTCAAGCAGCTACATCAGCCTAGTTCCAGATATCttgttatgagaaaaataaattgctatttAAACATTGTAACTACATCTGTTATATATGACTAAAACAACTCTGACTAATTCCTCACTTATACCCAGCTGCTCCTAGGTTTTAGCAGCCACTTGACTTATGAGCCATTTCTCTGAGAAGTGGCAAAGAGCTTGGAGGTAAGAATGGAGAGGAAAGGAGCTGTATTTAGATTGCTGTGTTTCTGAATCCTCCTGATACTGAAATGTTGAGTGAAGTTTAATCTTTAACATTCATTCATGCACCAAGATTcattaagtacctactatgtgccattcATGCACCAAGATTcattaagtacctactatgtaccaggcatggAGCTGGATgctggaaacaaaacaaagataccAACCCTGGCATCTTCTTCCTACCTTCATGTGTATCGTCCTCCAGGTCTGCCAGAGTGGGTGCATTAGGAAGTGAATACATGGAAGACTGGGTGAGCTGAGTCAgttttgagatgctgttaattgCCATGCTGCCCAGTGGAATGATGTGCTCTAGGGGAACATGCGTAAGGAGAATTACATGGAGTAACAGCCTAGTTACAATGGTTATCACAAGATTCTGCTTGAATAACCTAAGCCCAGGTATTGTTTGGCCCCATGGCTGAGGAATCTGATGGAAGGTGGGAAGAAGAGGATTACTCACTGCATATTCCAAAGTACCAACCTTTCATACAAAAAAGGAAGTGGGGGCCACGGGTGATGAAGAGCCCCTATTGTATGTATTAGGGTAGAgttgaagaaaattttcaaagaactggGAAATCTGAGCTTAGGGACATCTGAAGGGTAAaggactttaaaatgtttttgcttcctttctcctttgtttaGCAAGTATTCTGCATAAACATTTTCTGAAGGAGGAATAGCTTTGATTATATAATGGACCCCTTctattcttcttcttataagctttcatgataaaaattttcctcccttctctttatCATTTTCCCTTACTCAGTGATAAGAATTTGGCAGCCTTCTTGCTTGGTTCTTGTCTTCTGTGATTAGGGTGTACATACAGACTAGGAAgctgcatattttctttatttgactgCTGAAAAAACTGGAATGGCTTAAAGCAATAAAACAACCTGTGTATAGACCATGGAATGTCTAAGAAGAAAAGACCACTAAACAGGCAAACAGCAGAAGATGCCTCTGTTGCCTTTTCTGTCACTGACTTAGGCTGTTCAGTATATAATGGTTATGGTAATGGGATAAGAGGACTGGGCTTGGGGAGATTAAATTAGAGAAGGTTTTACAACAATGAACTGGGACTCATTCATGaaacttttattctctgaagCAGGCTTGTGAGGGGGCTAGCCTGTTCCAAGGATGTAGGCCAGGGAGAGTCTGCCAGTTGGCTTAGTCTCTGTCCCCTCTGTGTTGCTCCAGATACCAAAAGCCACAGCCATGTTCTGATGCTGGTGACAAGGATAGTTTCTAAGCCATAGGAGGAAATGATTCTAAGATAAAAGCTAATGTTCAATATTCACTAGCAAGCTATAAAAAAGTacctcaggctgggcacggtgcctcacacctgtaatcccagcactttgggaggccgaggtgggcagatcatgagttcaggagtttaagaccagtctgaccaacatggtgaaaccctgtctctactaaaaattcaaaaattagccaggtgtggtggcacatgcctgtaatcccagctactcaggaggctgagtcagaagaatctcttgaacccaggaggcagaggttgcagtgagcagagatcgcaccactgcactccagcttgggcaacagagggagactccatctcaaaaaaaaaaaaaaaaagaaaaaaaaagtacctccCAGCAGTGCCAGACAGACAGGAAGGCTTTGGAAATCACCCAAACAGGGAACTCAGGTGTGTAGGTAGAAGGCCGAGGCAATGAAGGGGAGAAGTCTGCTCTGTAGATATGCAGTGCAACAGAAGTCACAGTGGGGAAATGTAGGGTACTTCCCAAGGCCACAGTAGATTTGGTTGGAGTCAGAGACAATAATGGACTGGAGGGGAGGGACTGGGGAATCTGTGCCAGGAATGGGCTGGGCTCCTGTGGCTGGACAGGGCTTTCTAGCCTATGAAATGTTTTCAAGAGTCTTCACCTAAATGTTCAGCATTGCCTTTCACGCCTACGTAGTACTTAACAATCTGACATGTACAAACTTGTGAGTTCCCACATCCTCACACGTTTTGTCCTAGACACATTAAAGGATAAAGATGGCAGCCTGTGAATTGAGATAGCTGGTGACTTAGGCTGAGGTGATGTGAAGGAGAGAAGCAAAGATTCTGGCTTGAGGGTTAGGGCCCTGAGTTCTTTATGATGGTGGGAATAAAGGAAGGAGCCTGAAAGAGATGAAGTGGCCCCCATGATAAACACTAGAGACTGTCAATGCAGCCTACCCTGAGGGGTCTGCTCCAAGGTGGAGTCTTCTGAGGCTTTACGTTTGAGGTGGCTAGGGTTTTTTATGTAGTAATTAATGATTTTCTCCACCCTATTCCTACAGGTAGACTCTACATTGAACTTCCAGTTCCATACTGCTAGACTGTCGTGGGGTTTGTGGTGGGTGAAGCAATGATGGTATCTGTTAGTTTTGGGACATAATCACAGCTTCTGGACATGGCACTTGAGGAGTACCCATGAAAACCATCCAGATTCAAAGACTCAAAAATCAAAGGGCCCTCAGAGTTGCCCCATTCAATCTCTCAGCCAGGGAAATGTTCCCCTACAGCAAGGAGACTGACTCACCATCCAACTTCACACTCCATGTCATGTGGAAGCCATTGGTCATCAGGTAAAAGTTCTTCACATCTTCAGGCATCACACAGTTATTCTTCTAGAATCATAAAGCAGCTAAGTGTCAGGTCAGGGCTGGGAAAGAGGGTACAGGGCTATACCTCAAGGCATTGGAGACATGTTTACCATGTTATAGGCCCCTGAAATAGGAAGGCTCTGATAGTTAACTACAAAACTCTATTAGAGAGGCACTGGGGTCTTGCAAGCAGAGTTccagtttgcctttttttttcttcagcagcTAAAGCAAACCAGGTAACTGCTCTGCCATGATTATGCCTCAATGGGCAGCCACCTGGCAACGGAGCTCAAAGGGATCAAGCTGAAGAGGAGACAGGGGAACATGGTGAGAGGGGAAGTCCTAGGTAAAGTCTGACAATGTTCAAGCAAAGCAATCAATGCCATATATTTCAGACCCATGCtcatatattattttctgaaacaaattaTTGGACAAATAAGAGCATCTTAAAAGTGAAGAGTATATCATTCCCAGAAAACTTATGCAATGTCTAAGTTCTGACAGCTCTTAGAAGGTAACCATATATACTCAAATATTTCACATATCCATGGATACGAAATCATCCAAAACTGTTAGATAAGAAATCATCCAAACTGTTGGCAGAGAGCACAAAGAAGGAGCTTAGTATCCTTTCAGGAGATACCAGGAACAAGCCCTATATTCTAAGTAActcacatctgtgtgtgtgtatgaccaGTCTTCCCTAGCCAACTCAAATCCCTGGAGTGTGCAAAGGATGAGTTCTCCAATTAATTTCCTAGGCCCCGTAGAGTGACTTCTTGATGTAGTTATAGAGGCAAAGAAGCAACATGTTAATAACTATCCCAGCTTGTGGCTTACTGGACCCTTCTGAGATGTGATACTGACAACTGCTTATGTCAGGACTGCATTAGGTCATCCTGTCAGTCAGTTCTAGGTACCCAACGCGTGGGAAAGCATCATGTAGAAGGATGATCTGAGTTCACTTCCCAACTCTGCCAgtagctgagtgaccttgaacATGTCACTCTGTGAATCTATGTTCAAGAATAAACTCTAAGACTTAATATACAGAACACTGGCAGTACGAGGGGGTGTCAGTTTGACAGGAAGAGAGGAGACTAGGAAATTATTATTCACAGCCACAGCATCTTCAGGAACTATAGATAAAGAGAAACCTTCAAGCTTGCCAGAGATTTTAAGCAGTGTTTTTAGATTATTAAATGGACAACAGCTGTCATTTTAAtgaaacatgttttaaatttcctttatttatgaaCTGAAATGTATGTTCtgatcaagttttgttttttctgtgtccACTATTTAGTACCCAGTCTCACAGATGTGAAATTTAAGAGACTCTCAGACTCCTTGGACTAATTTGTTTTCCTACTATTTGGAGTTAGGGGCTTGCTCCTATTGCCTCCTCTGTGGCCACATTATCTGtgctttcagaagaaaaaatgcaCTTGCAGAATGCCTTTCTCCCACCCCTAAAACCCTGGTACAGGAAGCCTACAGTTACCAGTGTTCTGACGAGGTCCTTGCTCCTCTTTTCACTCCAAAAGGCCAGCATCCCTCTGACATTTTGATCACTAGTGCCATCTAGTGGTGAAGACGAGGAAACTACTGTCTGTCAGCCTTTCTTAATGGGGATTCCATGAGATCCAGGCTGAAGGCTGGTGGACTATTTGGCATTGTTTATATGTAAGTCAGGCTGAATAATTTCAGTAATAGTAATTATAACATTTGTTATGGTATTTATTTCACCCAAGAAAGAGattttggtattattttataccagtaatttttacaattattcaaaattcatacaaatagaaaaaaatctgtgaaatccaatatttaatacatatttcacatactaatatacataaaaattctcAAGTAAACCAACTTCATGAAAAACATCAATCCCTCACTGTCATTCTAATTTAAATGACTAGCGGCCTTGGCTCTGCTGCTCTTTGCTGCAGACCCTTCTGCCCCAAGCACCCCTGGGGCAGTTGCTTGGTCTGCAGTGCTCCAGCCTTCCTACTGCATGTAGCTCTTCCGAGTGGGGCAAATCCAGGAAGAAAGGTTCGCAACCAAAACTTAAATGACCACGTACCTGCTTCAGCCCTTTCAGGATGGAGAGAAACGTAAACAACCTCTCctaattttaacatatttcaccattttttttttctggccagtGACTCAGTTACTGccgttttaaaatttctcttctaACCAACCTGAAAAGAGTTTGCTTTTCCACAGGGGGCAATCTGCCCACATCAGAGGGCTTCTTCCTGCACAGGTTCATGCTCAGTCTATATTTTGGGGGCTGTAataggagggtggggaggaggaagattGGCAGAAAGTAAATGGACAAGGGTATTATCAGGATTGGAGGGAGGGTCTGGGGAGAAAGCCAACAAGGAAGAATAACACCAACTGGTGTCTGAAATAACAGCTGATTGCATCAAGATGGTATCTGCGATCTCTAGCCCAATGGTGATTCTGTCACATAGTTCctaatttttaatctttccttcttctcctgaGACAATCGACAATGGTTTCTTTAAGCTACTTTAGAAAGAGTCCACCACAAGCTCTGTTACTCTTTCATTGGATGAAGGACCTCAGCCACATTTTTGTTTTGGGAGCTATCAACAAGACTCCAGAAAATCAATAGCACTGGGCCTTAAGGGAAGGGCTAGGGGCTGTCCATTGCCTTCTACTCACCTTTTCTACTCCTGGACAATCTTGCACCCCATTGTTCCCCTCACTTTTAGAGGCCACTTCCCAACTTGGGAGCAGATGCAGGATCAGGTCAGCATAGGGGCCACAGGACAGAAATCAATGTTTCTGTAGGTGCTGGTCCACGCTGAGCTGGCTCTCTGGCTGGTCTGCAGCCAGGGTCAGGTGAAGAGCTGCCCAGGACGTCCATCAAGAAGCGTGAGAACATTGCTGGAAATTGTGGCAGTGAGCACAACGGCACCTCCTGAAACTCTTCTCAGGGAGGACATTCCATGAAGTGGAGGAAAACCTGGATGAGCTGTGGAGGGATAGTGTGAGATCCCCAAGAGAATTCCCGAATATATTCTCAAACTTCCACCTTAGGAGAGGTGGAGGGCTTCGTTAACTGAACGCTTTTGTTTTGCTGAGGTTGCAGAATCTCCTGCAATTAGTGCTGgacattaaaatgtaaacacaagTCCAAAAGACAAGGTTTCTAAGAAAACTTTCACTGTCCTGTTAAAAGGTGACAGATGTGCCTAGTAACATCCCttacctcttttttgttttttgagcttGGAAATGATAGCTGAGACTTTAGCAGTTATTTTGCTACtatgatattgtgaaatatatatttggtctctgtCCCAGATTCCTGGCATACAAtttctaaaatccttggaatctccaaagtgGTATCTTTTTGTGTGCTAAAGAGTTCACAAATGACTGGCATCTCCAAGGTAGCTGCAGGATGGGGGATTATCACCAGAACAACCAAGGCAGGGAGtaggttggaactttcagccccaccccctAACctcagggagggaagaggggctgaAGGGTAAGTTGATCATCAATGACCGatggtttaatcaatcatgtCTACATAATGAATCCTCCATAAAACGGCAAAAGACAGAGTTTGAAGAGCTTCCGGACAGCTGAGCACATGGAAGTTCCTGTAGGGTGGCATGCTCTCGGATGGCAGGGAGGTTCCCCGCCCTCCCACCACaccttgccctgtgcatctcttcatctgtttcCTTTGTAATACACCTGTAAATGTTAAGTAAGTGTtcttctgagttctgtgagccactccagcaaattaaCTGAACCTGAggagggggtcatgggaaccccaatTTATAGCTGGTGGGTCAGCAGCACAGGTAAAACAACCTGGGACTTGCAGTTGGCATTGGAAGTGAGGGGCAGTCCTGTgagactgagcccttaacctacgggatctgacactatctccagggAGACAGCGTcggaattgaattggaggacacccagctggtattcactgcagaactgattgcttgTTGATGTGTTTGAGAACTCCTCCttgcaacacacacacatttggtcATGGAAATTTTCTGTGTTGACTGTTGCGGAATAACAGGAGAGGAAAAACAGTGTGTGTTTCTTCTACTCAGAGGCACCATAAAGAAAAGGGACAAAAGAATTACAGAGA containing:
- the TPGS2 gene encoding tubulin polyglutamylase complex subunit 2 isoform X11 produces the protein MEEEASPPGLGCSKPHLEKLTLGITRILESSPGVTEVTIIEKPPAERHMISSWEQKNNCVMPEDVKNFYLMTNGFHMTWSVKLDEHIIPLGSMAINSISKLTQLTQSSMYSLPNAPTLADLEDDTHEDNLQYQNE